In the Spirochaetia bacterium 38H-sp genome, CATAAAGGTACAGGGAGAGGAAGAAGTCTTAATCTAAAGGAAGTAGGTAGAGCAATAAAGGAAAGCGGATTAAAGGGACTGGACTACAAAAAAATTAATCAGGATATTCTTGATTTTTATAACAGCAAAGAAGTAGAGCTCAGAGACTATGTGCTTGCAAAAGGAAAAGCACCTAAGAAAGGTTCTCCCAGAAGCTTGGAGCCTTCTGTAAGGTATTTACCTGCTGAGGAAATAAGAAAAATAATAGAATCGGTTAAAAATACACCGGAAGCATACAAAGGTATCAATTCCATAACAGAGTTTTCTATAAACGAAGTGGAAAAAATGGCAATAGTAGAAGAAGAACAGCCTATTTTTCTCATAAGTCCTGCGATGCCGGGAGAACCCGGTATAGATGTTTTTGGCGAAAAGATAGAAGGACTTCCTGGAGATGCTCCTCCTTTAAAAACACTTGAGAACATAGAGGAAAAGGGAAATCTTCTTATTTCGAGTATTCATGGTATTCTGGAAGAGGGAGAAAAAGAAGGGGTTTTATATCTCAGAGTAAGGCCTCATAGTGATGGCAAGATTATAATAGAGACCAGCCCTGATGATATGGAGGCTTATATCTCTCTTGAGGAAGGGACAGGTACAGGTAGAAAACTTTCTCTTGAGGATATAAAAAAAGCTTTAAAAGAAGAGGGGATAATAAAGGGGATTGATGAAGAAGCAATAAAGAATGCACTTGATGAAGCAAAGCAAAATGGAAAAACAGGGAGAATCCTAATAGCAAAGGGCAAAGAACCCGTAGCTGGAGGAGAAAAAAAACTGGAATTCATGGTTTCTCTTGCTTCCGGAAAGAAGTATAGAGAAACAGAGGATGGCAGGATAAATTTCAAAGAGCATGATACGCAAACGCGTATAGAAAACGGACAGACTATAGCAAAGATCCTTCCTCCTGCGGTAAAGGAGGAAGAAGGTTGGGATATTAGGGGCAGGGTTAGAAAACCCATAAAAACAGAAAAGCCGTTTGAATTGGAAATAGGTGAAGGAATAAAAGAAGAAAAACAGCAGGATGGCAGTGTTTTGCTAATTGCCGAGACAGACGGAATTCTGTTTTATAATAAGAAAAAGATTGCTGTACTTGTGTCTAGGGTTATAAAGGGCGATATAGACATTTCTACAGGTAATCTTAAGTTTACAGGTGATATAAAAATAACAGGTTCTGTAAGAACAGGTTTTTATGTTATGACAACCGGCAGCATAAGTGTTGGAGAAGGGGTAGAGGCTGCTCTACTTTCTGCTGGTTCTAATATTGTGATAAAGCAGGGTATAAAAGGAGCAAGGAAGGGAACTCTTAGAGCAAAGGGAAGTATAAGTGCGAGGTTTGCAGAGTATGCACATCTTCTCGCCGTGGAGAATATAATCCTCAGTAATTTTTGTATGGGTTCTCTTGTAAAATCCAATGGAAAGCTTGTTGTCGGTCCGGAAAAGGGAAAAATACTTGGAGGCAAGATAAAGGCACGTATGGGAATAGAAACAGGTGACCTTGGTTCTGCCAATGGGATAAGAACAGAAATTTTTTTTGGGCAGGATTATCTCATAGAAGATCAGATAGAAGTGGAAGAGGGTGAGATAGCTAAGCTCAAACAAAAAATAGTAAAACTTGATGCGGAGATGGAACGTCTTTCTAGAAATGGACATAGCAATAAGGTTAAGGAGCTACATTCTGTAAAGTTTAAAATGCTCAAGATGATGGAAAAACGTTCTTACAGATTGTTTACTTTGCGAGAAAAATTTGAGCAGCATTTTGATTCTGAGATTATAGTATACGGGACGATTTATCCCGGTGTTGTTATAGAAACACATGGACGTATCCATGAGATAAGAAAACCACAGAAAAATGTCAAGGTTAAGTTTGATTCTCGTTCTGGCAGAATAGAGCTGGAACCTTTAAAAAAATAAAAATAATAGGAGAATTTATGGCATATTTATATTATCCTTCTTGGCTTAAGCCATATATTATACCCCAGCTCCCTTTTTTGCGATGGTATGGTCTTATGTATGCTGTGGCTTTTGGTATTGCATATTATCTTACGCGCTATCAAGTAAGGACTTTAAGATTGGAAGAAGATGCGGATGACCTCATAGACTTTTTTTTCTGGAGTATAATCGGGTTGCTGGTTGGTGCGCGTCTTTTTTCCACTCTGATTTACGATACAA is a window encoding:
- a CDS encoding flagellar assembly protein A: MMATQKLTICGKIDINIDKQGLKATISFTRGKDGDPLWDLKSLKELLEKKGIKEGFSEQSLRIVLRKLAESKDHVISLTVAEGIYPEKPVPETVEWEKLSLPDDIKKDAEKILAMSEPPEIYKEYFEKKTIEKEIEKKGALPFLPAKKEKQKVTEKIAKREKIYIDPTVLQVFFVEKGTYLGRVLAPVSGLEGRNIFGEVIPPLVLEDTGFYAGNGVKREKTDLKAEETGILRIGKNWVDIIPFRPHIWEVSLSQDKATCLLSLIPGSELAQFPSVEKIIEKANELEFPQERLLPQEEIQEIIRFALSKGEELKNVPISGDSDAFFKINISKDRLLATLTLHKGTGRGRSLNLKEVGRAIKESGLKGLDYKKINQDILDFYNSKEVELRDYVLAKGKAPKKGSPRSLEPSVRYLPAEEIRKIIESVKNTPEAYKGINSITEFSINEVEKMAIVEEEQPIFLISPAMPGEPGIDVFGEKIEGLPGDAPPLKTLENIEEKGNLLISSIHGILEEGEKEGVLYLRVRPHSDGKIIIETSPDDMEAYISLEEGTGTGRKLSLEDIKKALKEEGIIKGIDEEAIKNALDEAKQNGKTGRILIAKGKEPVAGGEKKLEFMVSLASGKKYRETEDGRINFKEHDTQTRIENGQTIAKILPPAVKEEEGWDIRGRVRKPIKTEKPFELEIGEGIKEEKQQDGSVLLIAETDGILFYNKKKIAVLVSRVIKGDIDISTGNLKFTGDIKITGSVRTGFYVMTTGSISVGEGVEAALLSAGSNIVIKQGIKGARKGTLRAKGSISARFAEYAHLLAVENIILSNFCMGSLVKSNGKLVVGPEKGKILGGKIKARMGIETGDLGSANGIRTEIFFGQDYLIEDQIEVEEGEIAKLKQKIVKLDAEMERLSRNGHSNKVKELHSVKFKMLKMMEKRSYRLFTLREKFEQHFDSEIIVYGTIYPGVVIETHGRIHEIRKPQKNVKVKFDSRSGRIELEPLKK